In the Paraburkholderia acidisoli genome, one interval contains:
- a CDS encoding FecR domain-containing protein, with translation MLAQAASWLVRMQEAALSPHEHAEFERWRAQSEAHRDAWSRAERVRATFASVPPGIAADAVGQLRDRQRRSALRGLGALLIGAPVAWFASRALPWRDWTADYRTATGEQKRIELADGTRVLLDTATAIDVSFDGDTRRLRLVSGRVRVTTGHDPGAARYRPFVVETAQGTAQALGTRFTVRTGEPAPDATTVSVAEGVVVLKPAGGSALQMLRAGQQAGMLATGTTAVEPAAAGASSWEQGMLMAQNQRLADVLAELARYRHGVLHCDPAVAALRVSGAFPLDDIDASLSLLARTLPVQLTTFTPLWIGVGPRRS, from the coding sequence TTGCTCGCCCAGGCAGCCAGCTGGCTGGTACGCATGCAGGAGGCGGCGCTTTCGCCTCATGAGCATGCGGAATTCGAACGCTGGCGCGCGCAGAGCGAAGCGCATCGAGACGCGTGGTCACGTGCCGAACGGGTACGCGCGACGTTCGCCAGCGTGCCGCCGGGCATCGCCGCCGACGCGGTCGGGCAGTTGCGCGACCGCCAGCGGCGCTCGGCATTGCGCGGGCTGGGCGCGTTGCTGATCGGCGCGCCGGTCGCGTGGTTCGCCTCACGCGCGCTGCCGTGGCGCGACTGGACGGCCGACTATCGCACCGCCACCGGGGAGCAGAAACGCATCGAGCTGGCCGACGGCACGCGCGTGCTGCTCGATACGGCGACGGCAATCGACGTCTCGTTTGACGGCGACACGCGCCGTCTGCGTCTCGTCTCCGGCCGCGTACGGGTCACCACCGGGCATGACCCGGGCGCTGCCCGCTACCGTCCGTTCGTCGTGGAAACCGCGCAAGGCACCGCGCAGGCGCTCGGCACCCGCTTCACCGTGCGAACCGGCGAGCCGGCACCGGACGCGACCACCGTTTCGGTCGCCGAAGGCGTCGTGGTGCTCAAGCCGGCCGGTGGCAGTGCGTTGCAGATGCTGCGCGCCGGCCAGCAGGCCGGCATGCTGGCGACCGGCACGACTGCGGTCGAACCCGCGGCCGCGGGAGCGTCGTCATGGGAGCAAGGCATGTTGATGGCCCAGAACCAGCGCCTTGCCGACGTGCTCGCCGAACTCGCGCGCTACCGCCACGGCGTGCTGCATTGCGACCCCGCCGTCGCCGCCCTGCGCGTGTCGGGCGCGTTCCCGCTCGACGATATCGACGCGAGCCTCAGCCTGCTCGCGCGCACGCTGCCGGTCCAACTGACCACCTTCACACCGCTGTGGATCGGCGTAGGCCCGCGCCGCTCGTGA
- a CDS encoding sigma-70 family RNA polymerase sigma factor, with amino-acid sequence MPAFLPNYPDPVASLYSDHHPWLLSWLRRRVGDTFDAADLAHDTFVRIIAARRNFDLKSEPRALLTHIAKGLVIDHWRRQDVERAYLDAIAHLPEPEVPSPEVRHLILEALHRIDAMLDAMRGPTREIFLLSQLDGLTYQSIADQMGVSLATVKRHMQTAFVACMKAL; translated from the coding sequence GTGCCGGCCTTTCTGCCCAACTATCCGGATCCGGTGGCCTCGCTTTACAGCGACCATCATCCCTGGCTGCTCAGCTGGCTGCGCCGGCGGGTTGGCGATACCTTCGATGCGGCCGATCTCGCGCACGACACCTTCGTACGGATCATCGCGGCGCGTCGTAACTTCGATCTGAAGTCGGAGCCGCGGGCGCTCCTCACGCATATCGCGAAGGGCCTGGTGATCGATCATTGGCGCCGTCAGGACGTCGAGCGCGCGTATCTGGACGCCATCGCGCATCTGCCCGAACCCGAAGTGCCGTCGCCCGAAGTGCGGCACCTGATTCTCGAAGCGCTCCACCGCATCGACGCCATGCTCGATGCGATGCGCGGCCCGACTCGCGAGATTTTTTTGCTGTCCCAACTGGACGGCCTGACCTATCAGAGCATCGCCGACCAGATGGGCGTGTCGCTCGCGACGGTCAAGCGGCACATGCAGACGGCCTTCGTGGCCTGCATGAAAGCGCTGTGA
- a CDS encoding TonB-dependent siderophore receptor codes for MTTQASHHAPTPSTSGRALALRSPVGLGHRLLDWRPGARMAFKMRPVVVAAALAVFQMSEPAMAQSAGTTQRAAYAIGPGPLGDVLAQFAAQAHAPLSFDPATLDGLKSPGLRGRYTVKEGFDALLDGSGYEPEDKGNGAWSVRRARPPVVSADAAGAQPTTLPPVRVTANASRAATRAEALNPETTVGSKVPVAQREIPNSVTVVPQKQLQEQNATTVDDAIKYVPGVTVNLFQPNDTAYYSRGFQISTVQLDGVPTAIPASGGSMTADNVAAYDRVEVLRGPAGLFNGFGGDGGVINLVRKRAPSQFQASVDASVGNYADRRVMADIGGPLNAAGTLRGRVVAMQHDRHEMQEGSWQRDQQVYGTLEADLTPTTLARVGISYSHQFGHVMWGIPTYTDYSIVDVPRSAYIGADWDYMNVETTNAFAEVEQKLGAGWTAKVSYNHRQIHQMSQFGYVGDYVDPTALDAVDKSSFKTLDNNTQDAIDVYASGPFRLFGREHQLTVGANWLHQSDQLSQYYANPDSGLDVWADVYNGLYDTSGYANAFAGGPQDDAKRVLNQYGIYGNARFSITDPLTLIVGGRVTWWHGVSTPNPDPYYNVFGNTPNDTREGPKFTPFVGLVYDINDTYSAYASYTSIYKPQTSAFTVSGQMIKPVTGSQYEVGVKGEYFGGRLNTSLALFQVDERNRAFGDPQNIGFSIAQGRARSRGVELQASGEVLPGLTLSGGYTYTMASSLDDSTSVGAAFGVTTPKHLFKLWSNYQLPGEFHKWSIGAGAYVSSYTYFSDSGNRIVGPGYATFDAHVGYQLTKNMSASLAVTNLANRTYIRTAAGAGGNYYGDPRLVLFSLRAKI; via the coding sequence ATGACCACCCAGGCTTCCCATCACGCGCCTACGCCATCGACGTCCGGCCGCGCCTTAGCGCTCCGCTCGCCGGTTGGCCTGGGCCACCGCCTCCTCGACTGGCGACCGGGTGCGCGGATGGCCTTCAAGATGCGTCCCGTGGTGGTGGCGGCCGCGCTCGCCGTGTTCCAGATGAGCGAACCGGCCATGGCGCAATCCGCCGGAACAACGCAGCGGGCGGCCTACGCGATCGGGCCGGGACCGCTCGGCGACGTCCTCGCGCAATTCGCCGCCCAGGCGCATGCGCCGCTTTCCTTCGACCCCGCCACGCTCGACGGCCTGAAAAGCCCCGGACTGCGCGGACGCTACACCGTGAAGGAAGGCTTCGACGCGCTGCTCGATGGCAGCGGCTACGAGCCGGAGGACAAGGGCAACGGTGCGTGGTCGGTGCGCCGGGCGAGACCGCCCGTGGTATCGGCCGATGCCGCCGGTGCACAGCCAACGACGTTGCCGCCCGTCCGCGTGACCGCCAATGCTTCGAGGGCCGCGACGCGGGCTGAGGCGCTCAATCCCGAAACCACGGTCGGCTCGAAGGTTCCGGTTGCGCAGCGTGAAATTCCGAACTCGGTTACGGTCGTTCCGCAGAAGCAACTCCAGGAACAGAATGCGACGACGGTCGACGATGCGATCAAGTATGTGCCGGGTGTCACGGTCAATCTGTTCCAGCCGAACGACACCGCATACTATTCGCGCGGCTTCCAGATTTCGACGGTCCAGCTCGACGGCGTGCCGACCGCGATCCCGGCGAGCGGCGGCTCGATGACGGCGGACAACGTGGCCGCGTACGATCGCGTCGAGGTGCTGCGCGGCCCGGCCGGCCTGTTCAACGGCTTCGGCGGCGACGGCGGCGTGATCAACCTCGTGCGCAAGCGCGCGCCGTCGCAGTTTCAGGCGTCGGTGGATGCATCGGTCGGGAACTATGCGGACCGGCGCGTGATGGCCGACATCGGCGGCCCGCTGAATGCGGCGGGCACGCTGCGCGGGCGCGTCGTCGCGATGCAGCACGATCGCCACGAGATGCAGGAGGGCTCCTGGCAGCGCGATCAGCAGGTCTACGGCACGCTTGAGGCCGATTTGACGCCGACGACGCTTGCACGGGTCGGTATCAGCTATTCGCACCAGTTCGGCCACGTCATGTGGGGCATCCCGACGTACACCGACTACTCGATCGTCGACGTACCGCGCAGTGCGTATATCGGTGCGGACTGGGACTACATGAACGTCGAGACGACCAACGCGTTCGCGGAAGTCGAGCAGAAGCTCGGCGCCGGCTGGACGGCGAAGGTGTCGTACAACCACCGGCAGATTCACCAGATGTCGCAGTTCGGCTACGTGGGTGACTATGTCGATCCGACTGCGCTCGATGCGGTGGACAAATCGAGCTTCAAAACGCTGGACAACAATACGCAGGACGCGATCGACGTGTATGCGTCCGGCCCGTTCAGATTGTTCGGGCGCGAACATCAGTTGACCGTCGGGGCGAACTGGCTGCACCAGAGCGATCAGCTTTCCCAGTATTACGCCAATCCGGACAGCGGCCTCGACGTCTGGGCCGATGTTTACAACGGCCTCTACGATACGTCGGGCTATGCGAACGCATTCGCTGGCGGCCCCCAGGACGATGCGAAGCGCGTCCTGAACCAGTACGGCATATACGGCAATGCGCGTTTCAGCATCACGGATCCGCTGACGCTCATCGTGGGCGGCCGCGTGACGTGGTGGCATGGCGTGAGCACGCCGAACCCCGACCCGTACTACAACGTGTTCGGCAACACGCCCAACGATACCCGCGAGGGGCCGAAGTTCACGCCGTTCGTCGGCCTGGTCTACGACATCAACGACACGTACTCGGCCTATGCGAGCTATACGTCGATCTACAAGCCGCAGACCAGCGCATTTACGGTCAGCGGCCAGATGATCAAGCCGGTCACCGGCTCGCAATACGAGGTTGGCGTGAAGGGCGAGTATTTCGGCGGCAGGCTCAATACGTCGCTGGCGTTGTTCCAGGTCGACGAGCGCAACCGGGCGTTCGGCGATCCGCAGAACATCGGTTTTTCCATCGCCCAGGGCCGGGCGCGCAGCCGCGGCGTCGAATTGCAGGCAAGCGGCGAAGTATTGCCGGGGCTGACGCTGTCCGGAGGTTATACGTACACGATGGCGTCGTCGCTGGACGACAGCACGAGCGTCGGGGCGGCCTTCGGCGTCACTACGCCAAAGCATCTTTTCAAGCTCTGGTCGAACTACCAGTTGCCTGGCGAATTCCACAAGTGGAGCATCGGTGCGGGCGCCTATGTGTCGAGTTACACGTACTTCTCGGACAGCGGGAATCGTATTGTCGGACCGGGCTATGCAACGTTCGACGCGCACGTTGGCTACCAGTTGACGAAGAACATGTCGGCGTCGCTCGCGGTGACCAATCTTGCGAATCGGACCTATATTCGCACTGCCGCAGGCGCTGGCGGCAACTACTACGGCGACCCGAGGCTCGTGCTCTTCTCGCTGCGCGCCAAAATCTGA